A single Desulfobaculum xiamenense DNA region contains:
- a CDS encoding (Fe-S)-binding protein — protein sequence MADLQKLATMLQELDDQMAACMKCGMCQGVCPVFAETMAEADVTRGKIALLENLAHELVVDAEGVKDKLNKCLLCGSCAANCPSGVRIMDIFLKARCIVNGYLGLSPAKKAILRGMLTRPKLFNALLDTAGKFQGLVTSKADEIVGTSCSRLMSPIIGERHFKPLAKEPLHAAVPSLDTAVGASGLKIAFYPGCAVDKFFPQVGHAAFKIFRHHGVGVFMPEGQACCGLPSLASGDMESFLRLVELNVKLFGQMPFDYLVTPCGSCTAAFKEVWPKFAAEMPSAIRHAAMTLADKAIDINAFIVDKLGVEVPTEAPKGGTPLTYHDPCHLDKSLHVTAQPRALLRSNPNYEFREMSEHNRCCGCGGSFNLYHYDVSKKIGERKRENIVASGAKVVATGCPACMLQISDMLSQAGDGIAVKHAIEIYAETLG from the coding sequence ATGGCAGACTTGCAGAAACTCGCGACGATGCTTCAGGAGCTGGACGACCAGATGGCCGCCTGCATGAAGTGCGGCATGTGTCAGGGCGTCTGCCCCGTTTTCGCGGAGACCATGGCTGAGGCCGACGTCACCCGCGGCAAGATCGCGCTGCTCGAAAACCTCGCCCACGAGCTGGTCGTCGACGCCGAGGGTGTCAAGGACAAGCTCAACAAGTGTCTGTTGTGCGGCTCGTGCGCGGCCAACTGCCCCTCGGGCGTGCGCATCATGGACATCTTCCTCAAGGCGCGCTGCATCGTGAACGGCTACCTTGGCCTGTCCCCGGCCAAGAAGGCCATCCTGCGCGGCATGCTGACCCGGCCCAAGCTGTTCAATGCCCTGCTCGACACGGCGGGCAAGTTCCAGGGACTGGTCACCTCCAAGGCCGACGAGATCGTGGGCACGTCGTGCTCGCGGCTCATGAGCCCGATCATTGGCGAGCGCCACTTCAAGCCGCTGGCCAAGGAGCCGCTGCACGCGGCGGTGCCGTCGCTCGATACTGCCGTGGGCGCGTCCGGGCTGAAGATTGCCTTCTATCCCGGCTGCGCGGTGGACAAGTTCTTCCCGCAGGTGGGGCACGCGGCGTTCAAGATCTTCAGGCATCACGGCGTGGGCGTGTTCATGCCCGAGGGACAGGCCTGCTGTGGCCTGCCGTCCCTCGCCTCCGGCGACATGGAGTCCTTCCTGCGGCTGGTGGAACTGAACGTGAAGCTCTTCGGCCAGATGCCCTTCGACTATCTGGTCACGCCGTGCGGTTCGTGCACGGCGGCCTTCAAGGAAGTCTGGCCCAAGTTCGCGGCGGAGATGCCCTCCGCCATCCGTCACGCAGCCATGACGCTGGCCGATAAGGCTATCGACATCAACGCGTTCATCGTGGACAAGCTGGGCGTCGAGGTGCCTACGGAAGCCCCCAAGGGTGGCACGCCGCTGACCTACCACGACCCCTGCCATCTGGATAAGTCCCTGCACGTCACGGCGCAGCCGCGTGCCCTGCTCAGATCCAACCCGAACTACGAGTTCCGGGAGATGAGCGAGCACAACCGCTGCTGCGGATGCGGCGGCAGTTTCAACCTCTATCACTACGACGTCTCCAAGAAGATCGGAGAGCGCAAGCGCGAGAACATCGTGGCCAGCGGGGCCAAGGTTGTCGCCACGGGCTGTCCGGCCTGCATGCTGCAGATTAGCGACATGCTTTCGCAGGCGGGTGACGGCATCGCCGTGAAGCACGCCATCGAGATCTACGCGGAGACGCTCGGCTAA
- a CDS encoding FAD-binding oxidoreductase, whose translation MNDALIKEFEAIVGKENVMHAEADRQAYSYDAAVLEPVVPDLVVRPTTSEALGKTVRLCNENALPITPRGAGTNLSGGTIPGRKGVVLLTNSLNKIIEINEQDMYAVVQPGVVTAKFAAEVARRGLFYPPDPGSQAVSTLGGNVAENAGGLRGLKYGVTKDYVMGVDFFDVNGELVKAGSRTVKCVTGFNLSALQVAGEGSLGVINEIIFKLVPPPAANKAMMAVFDSIDKASETVAAIIAGKIVPCTLELMDKKTIELVEAFTKAGLPTDAAAILLIEVDGHPAQVADEAEKVVEIARRIGAIDVRAASSDAERNKIWEARRAALPALARARPTTVLEDATVPRSQIPTMIRAINRIAEKYNVTIGTFGHAGDGNLHPTILCDRRDKEEFKRVEDAVDEIFEVALSLKGTLSGEHGIGLAKAKWLEKETSPATIAYAKKIKAAIDPKGILNPGKIIGA comes from the coding sequence ATGAACGATGCCCTGATCAAGGAATTTGAAGCGATAGTCGGTAAGGAAAATGTGATGCACGCCGAGGCCGACAGACAGGCCTACTCGTACGACGCCGCAGTGCTCGAACCTGTGGTCCCCGACTTGGTTGTGCGCCCGACCACCAGCGAGGCACTCGGCAAGACCGTGCGCCTGTGCAACGAGAACGCGCTGCCCATCACCCCGCGCGGCGCTGGAACCAATCTTTCCGGCGGCACCATTCCCGGCCGCAAGGGAGTGGTGCTGCTGACCAACTCCCTGAACAAGATCATCGAGATCAACGAGCAGGACATGTACGCCGTGGTGCAGCCCGGCGTGGTCACCGCCAAGTTCGCGGCCGAGGTCGCCCGGCGTGGCCTGTTCTATCCGCCGGACCCGGGTTCGCAGGCCGTGTCCACCCTTGGTGGCAACGTGGCCGAGAACGCCGGAGGCCTGCGCGGCCTCAAGTACGGCGTGACTAAGGACTACGTGATGGGCGTGGACTTCTTCGACGTCAACGGCGAACTGGTCAAGGCCGGATCGCGCACCGTGAAGTGCGTCACCGGCTTCAACCTCTCCGCCCTTCAGGTGGCGGGCGAGGGCAGCCTCGGCGTGATCAACGAGATCATCTTCAAGCTCGTTCCTCCGCCGGCGGCCAACAAGGCCATGATGGCCGTGTTCGATTCCATCGACAAGGCCTCCGAGACCGTGGCCGCCATCATCGCCGGTAAGATCGTGCCCTGCACCCTTGAGCTGATGGACAAGAAGACCATCGAACTGGTCGAGGCCTTCACCAAGGCCGGTCTGCCCACCGACGCCGCGGCCATCCTGCTCATCGAGGTGGACGGCCACCCCGCGCAGGTTGCCGACGAGGCCGAGAAGGTCGTCGAGATCGCCAGGCGCATCGGTGCCATCGACGTGCGCGCCGCCAGCTCCGACGCCGAACGCAACAAGATCTGGGAGGCCCGCCGCGCCGCGTTGCCCGCGCTCGCCCGCGCCCGTCCGACCACCGTGCTTGAGGACGCCACCGTCCCGCGCTCGCAGATCCCAACCATGATTCGCGCCATCAACCGCATCGCCGAGAAGTACAACGTGACCATCGGCACCTTCGGCCACGCTGGCGACGGCAATTTGCACCCGACCATCCTCTGCGATCGCCGCGACAAGGAAGAGTTCAAGCGCGTGGAGGACGCGGTGGATGAAATCTTCGAGGTGGCGCTGTCCCTCAAGGGCACGCTGTCCGGAGAGCACGGCATCGGTCTGGCCAAGGCCAAGTGGCTGGAGAAGGAAACCTCCCCCGCGACCATCGCCTACGCCAAGAAGATCAAGGCTGCCATCGATCCCAAGGGCATCCTCAATCCCGGCAAGATCATAGGAGCGTAG